A genomic region of Leptolyngbya sp. FACHB-261 contains the following coding sequences:
- a CDS encoding carbamoylphosphate synthase large subunit → MKSAHDFQYFQGSSLSDLFTQDTTDARYAFVLNYPATASWAAYPNTQRYFLQDGSGEATKTSFDKICQKEPWKNLAVLGDALPGVVISSVQKLLVDYWREHFGFSYDNLERIDCATYLDELSRGDRFDKVITLFPFDHLKPGKHAVSPDVHYHLLSKATLADLGVQCPRYETYHLHETRLEEIALPERFPYLIKTSHGLSGEGTYIIRSASDLNYCLEELRKYLEIKLLDTIIVSEFIKDTVQNYCVQFYVNKAGEITLVGTTRQMVTAEGNYLGGLIHYGDTDMNRFAGMIAAIGHYAHQQGYFGFIGFDVLEDQEGRLYAIDANFRVNGSTPMCLQRHTLLGLGKEVAKYSSDYRMDGTLDAILTTLKPELARKDFMILSALEKVKYGRIYTEIYGIVAGETVEDLQHIEKNLQSKGLQ, encoded by the coding sequence ATGAAATCAGCCCATGACTTTCAATACTTTCAAGGAAGTTCTCTTTCTGATCTGTTTACTCAAGACACCACGGATGCACGCTATGCATTTGTGTTGAATTATCCTGCAACTGCGAGTTGGGCCGCTTACCCCAACACGCAACGATACTTTCTTCAAGATGGTAGTGGCGAAGCAACCAAAACATCCTTTGATAAGATTTGCCAGAAGGAACCCTGGAAAAATTTGGCTGTCCTAGGTGATGCCTTGCCGGGTGTTGTGATTAGTTCAGTGCAAAAATTGCTGGTTGATTACTGGCGGGAGCATTTTGGTTTCAGCTATGACAATCTGGAGAGAATAGACTGCGCAACCTATCTAGATGAGCTTAGCCGAGGGGATCGCTTTGACAAGGTGATCACGCTGTTTCCTTTCGACCATTTGAAACCTGGAAAACATGCGGTATCGCCGGATGTCCATTATCACCTGCTGAGCAAAGCGACCCTAGCTGATTTGGGCGTGCAATGCCCGCGATACGAGACCTACCATTTGCACGAAACTAGGCTTGAAGAAATTGCGCTGCCAGAGCGATTTCCCTATTTGATCAAAACATCGCACGGGCTTTCAGGCGAAGGCACTTACATCATCAGAAGTGCCAGCGATTTGAATTACTGCCTTGAAGAGTTGAGAAAATATCTTGAGATCAAGCTCCTGGACACCATTATTGTCTCGGAATTCATCAAGGATACTGTGCAAAACTACTGTGTGCAGTTCTATGTCAACAAGGCAGGAGAAATTACTCTGGTAGGCACGACTCGTCAAATGGTCACTGCCGAAGGTAACTATTTGGGGGGGCTGATTCACTACGGCGACACGGACATGAATCGGTTTGCTGGCATGATTGCTGCCATTGGCCACTATGCTCATCAGCAGGGCTATTTCGGCTTTATTGGTTTTGATGTTTTAGAAGACCAGGAGGGGCGACTTTACGCTATTGATGCCAATTTCCGAGTCAATGGTTCGACCCCCATGTGCTTGCAGCGCCACACCCTGCTGGGCCTGGGCAAAGAGGTTGCTAAGTATTCCAGCGACTACCGGATGGATGGCACTTTGGATGCCATTCTCACAACTCTCAAACCAGAGCTGGCCCGCAAAGATTTCATGATTTTGTCAGCGCTAGAGAAGGTTAAATACGGCAGAATCTACACCGAAATCTACGGCATCGTCGCTGGAGAAACGGTCGAGGACTTGCAGCATATCGAGAAGAACTTACAAAGTAAAGGCCTGCAATAG
- a CDS encoding isoaspartyl peptidase/L-asparaginase family protein, protein MTLAIIVHGGAKTVPGEKVEANHAGCLAAVEAGWTVLRAGGSAGEAVEAAIRVLESDQTFNAGFGSTLNSEGGVEVDAAMMEGEKLSWGAVAAVQGVLHPISAARKLMDDKPRLLVAQSAERFAADHGIEMCAKEDLISEEQQQEWEEEKEVVDRPNTVGCVALDAKGILVAGTSTGGTTGQPQGRVGDTALVGCGLYADNHLGACSTTGDGESIIPVVLAKTAIDFLKGDTHPDDAARMAINSLVERVEGEAGCIVLDPQGRVGWAYNSSDMVVGYMTAEMDQPVTFIKKEEEQKKEEQLQSV, encoded by the coding sequence GTGACTTTAGCCATCATCGTGCATGGGGGAGCGAAAACCGTTCCCGGCGAGAAAGTTGAAGCCAATCATGCCGGTTGCCTTGCCGCAGTTGAGGCGGGTTGGACCGTGTTGCGGGCTGGGGGCAGCGCTGGCGAAGCCGTAGAAGCGGCCATCCGTGTCCTTGAATCTGATCAGACATTCAATGCCGGATTCGGCTCCACTCTCAACAGTGAAGGAGGAGTCGAAGTCGATGCAGCCATGATGGAAGGCGAGAAACTCAGTTGGGGGGCAGTGGCCGCAGTTCAGGGCGTGCTTCATCCAATTTCAGCCGCCCGCAAGCTCATGGATGATAAGCCCCGACTGCTAGTGGCTCAAAGTGCCGAGCGCTTTGCTGCCGACCACGGGATTGAGATGTGTGCCAAGGAAGATCTGATCAGTGAGGAGCAGCAACAGGAGTGGGAAGAGGAGAAGGAAGTTGTCGATCGGCCCAACACAGTTGGTTGTGTGGCTCTCGATGCTAAGGGAATCCTAGTTGCTGGAACCTCAACCGGCGGCACCACGGGCCAACCACAAGGCCGCGTTGGCGACACGGCCCTAGTTGGCTGTGGCTTATACGCCGACAATCACCTGGGCGCTTGCTCAACTACCGGCGATGGAGAATCTATCATCCCCGTCGTGCTTGCCAAAACAGCGATTGACTTTCTCAAGGGAGATACGCACCCGGACGATGCCGCCCGGATGGCGATTAACTCACTAGTTGAACGGGTCGAAGGCGAAGCTGGCTGCATCGTTCTGGACCCCCAAGGACGAGTCGGCTGGGCATATAACTCGTCAGACATGGTAGTCGGTTATATGACTGCCGAGATGGATCAACCAGTTACATTCATCAAGAAGGAAGAAGAACAGAAGAAAGAAGAGCAGCTCCAATCTGTCTAG
- a CDS encoding LysR family transcriptional regulator — translation MELRQLKYFVTVAEELNFRRAAERLYMEQPPLSRQIRQLEDELGVELFYRSKRGVTLTEAGNALLDEARLTLAQAERAAKAAQQAVQAKKLTIGFSICAFNRVLPELIQVFRQRFPEVVVTLTEMSAEAQIQALLNNTIDFGFVHGPVAHSDLHSLTLLSEPVVVALPADHALVEQTQIDLHLLADESFVLCPQPVKPELYAQIMQLCDQAGFRPRIVQEASPPEVLLGLVESGMGITLVAAGAGTRHNLGVVYRPLATSTPLATPQVEIAVVWHKGQTSPIAHQFLSLINRSV, via the coding sequence ATGGAACTGCGGCAACTCAAGTACTTTGTCACGGTGGCAGAAGAACTCAATTTTCGACGGGCTGCTGAACGTCTTTACATGGAACAGCCGCCCCTCAGCCGTCAGATTCGCCAGCTTGAAGACGAGCTTGGCGTCGAGCTGTTTTATCGCAGTAAGCGTGGCGTTACGCTCACTGAAGCGGGGAACGCCCTACTAGATGAGGCTAGATTGACGCTGGCTCAGGCTGAACGAGCGGCGAAAGCAGCGCAACAAGCCGTCCAAGCCAAGAAGTTGACGATTGGTTTTTCGATTTGTGCTTTCAATCGGGTGTTGCCTGAACTGATTCAGGTGTTTCGTCAACGATTTCCTGAAGTGGTTGTCACCCTCACAGAAATGTCGGCAGAGGCACAGATTCAAGCTCTATTGAACAACACAATTGATTTTGGTTTTGTGCATGGTCCGGTAGCTCATTCAGATCTTCACAGCTTGACTCTGCTAAGTGAGCCAGTAGTAGTGGCTTTACCTGCCGATCATGCCTTGGTTGAGCAGACACAAATTGATTTGCATTTGCTGGCAGACGAGTCGTTTGTCCTTTGTCCTCAGCCGGTCAAACCCGAGTTGTATGCGCAGATTATGCAGCTTTGTGACCAAGCTGGCTTTCGGCCTCGTATCGTGCAAGAGGCGAGTCCGCCGGAAGTGTTGCTTGGTTTGGTTGAATCCGGCATGGGAATTACGCTGGTAGCAGCAGGCGCTGGAACTCGGCATAATCTTGGTGTGGTTTATCGTCCACTAGCAACTTCCACCCCTCTTGCCACGCCCCAAGTTGAGATTGCCGTAGTTTGGCACAAAGGGCAAACATCGCCCATTGCGCATCAATTCCTGAGTTTGATCAATCGCTCTGTTTAA
- a CDS encoding NAD(P)-dependent alcohol dehydrogenase — protein MKTIELHDTFGINGLQLTEQPQPRPSQAEVLVKLEAVSLNYVDLLVVKGLLNSNLPLPYIPVSDGAGVVEQVGEGVTAFKPGDRVVTTFIPDWLNGKPTPQETDYATRQGLGQVPGQLSEYKSFQSNQLIHSPANLSTLEASTLPIAGLTAWNALGYGNLQAGETVLLHGTGGVSIFALQFAKARGARVIITSSSDAKLKQAQALGADYLINYKNTPDWEGLVHQFTEGEGADVIVETVGGQNLQRSLNVVRMGGCIPIVGLLDGFNTNINTLTLLHQQATIRGMEVGSTQDFETMNQAIEVHDIHPVIDKVFPIEQTQQAFEYLDQGLHFGKVVITF, from the coding sequence ATGAAAACTATTGAGCTTCACGATACTTTCGGTATCAATGGCCTTCAGTTAACAGAACAACCGCAACCCAGGCCAAGCCAAGCAGAAGTACTGGTCAAATTAGAGGCAGTCTCCCTCAATTATGTGGATCTGCTTGTTGTCAAAGGCTTACTCAATTCAAACTTACCCCTGCCTTACATTCCAGTAAGTGATGGAGCAGGTGTCGTTGAACAAGTGGGTGAAGGTGTCACAGCTTTTAAGCCTGGGGATCGGGTCGTGACGACTTTTATTCCTGACTGGTTGAATGGCAAACCAACGCCGCAAGAAACTGATTACGCCACACGGCAGGGCCTAGGCCAAGTACCAGGCCAACTTTCAGAATACAAGAGCTTTCAGTCGAATCAATTGATTCATAGCCCAGCCAATCTTTCTACCCTTGAAGCCTCAACTTTACCGATTGCTGGGCTCACTGCCTGGAATGCTTTAGGGTATGGCAATTTGCAAGCTGGGGAAACTGTTTTGCTGCACGGGACTGGCGGCGTGTCTATCTTTGCATTGCAATTCGCCAAAGCGCGAGGGGCACGAGTGATCATCACCTCTAGTAGTGATGCCAAGCTCAAGCAAGCCCAAGCCTTGGGAGCCGACTACCTAATCAACTACAAAAACACGCCAGACTGGGAAGGGCTGGTGCACCAGTTCACTGAAGGCGAGGGAGCTGATGTCATTGTTGAAACCGTCGGCGGTCAAAATTTGCAGCGCTCGCTTAATGTAGTTCGCATGGGCGGTTGCATCCCCATTGTCGGCTTGCTAGATGGTTTTAATACCAACATCAACACCTTAACGCTGTTGCACCAACAAGCGACCATTCGAGGCATGGAAGTTGGTAGCACCCAAGACTTCGAGACGATGAATCAGGCGATTGAAGTCCATGACATTCATCCAGTGATCGACAAAGTTTTCCCAATTGAGCAAACGCAACAAGCCTTTGAATATCTCGACCAGGGTTTGCACTTCGGCAAAGTTGTGATCACGTTCTGA
- a CDS encoding VOC family protein, with the protein MTQTTDLKIHQPLSLNLHLHHFAISVTGLEETMNWYAEKLGFTPGFRYEMPAMNARVAFMTLNDFRIEVFELANSSVMPDYHSELATDLAVRGLKHIAFAVDDVEQAVAALKDRGVEFVTEIGEVPDSDGERFAFFKDNNGILIELYQPKA; encoded by the coding sequence ATGACACAGACTACCGATCTCAAAATTCATCAGCCTTTATCTCTAAACCTACATCTTCATCACTTTGCTATCTCAGTCACTGGCTTAGAGGAAACAATGAATTGGTACGCTGAAAAGCTAGGTTTCACGCCTGGCTTTAGATACGAGATGCCAGCTATGAATGCAAGAGTTGCTTTCATGACTTTGAACGACTTTCGCATTGAGGTTTTCGAGTTGGCAAACTCATCAGTAATGCCAGATTATCACTCCGAACTTGCAACTGATTTAGCCGTGCGAGGTCTGAAGCATATTGCATTTGCAGTTGACGATGTAGAGCAGGCAGTCGCTGCTCTGAAAGATCGGGGAGTTGAATTTGTCACTGAAATCGGTGAAGTGCCTGATTCTGATGGGGAGCGATTTGCTTTCTTCAAAGACAACAACGGCATTTTGATCGAACTCTATCAGCCGAAAGCATGA
- a CDS encoding SDR family NAD(P)-dependent oxidoreductase — protein sequence MDLALKHKRALITGSSAGTGAAIAKTLAREGAHVVVHGRNSERAETVAAESRAEGGKAAVVIGDLSTTAGAQQVAHDALEALGGVDILVNNAALIGYYETWDDVSAEDWAAMYDGVVLVIVRLVNALKPHMETLGWGRIINIASAQSLQPFAMMPDYAAAKCAVLNLTKSLSKRFDRTGVTVNVVSPGIIVTEQIRQRMTEAAAREGRSTEWEEIERHVLTTELDNPTGRLAQPEDIANLVTFLSSPLAGYINGTNIRIDGGSIVTL from the coding sequence ATGGACCTTGCTCTTAAACATAAACGAGCCTTGATCACAGGCTCTAGCGCAGGCACAGGCGCTGCTATTGCTAAAACACTCGCACGTGAGGGAGCTCATGTGGTTGTACATGGCCGGAACTCAGAGCGAGCAGAGACAGTTGCTGCCGAGAGTCGAGCAGAAGGTGGCAAGGCGGCTGTGGTCATTGGCGATCTCAGTACAACGGCAGGCGCTCAACAAGTTGCCCATGATGCGCTTGAGGCATTGGGTGGTGTTGATATTCTGGTCAATAACGCTGCGCTGATTGGCTATTACGAAACTTGGGATGATGTGAGCGCTGAAGACTGGGCAGCGATGTATGACGGCGTTGTCCTCGTCATCGTACGTCTAGTCAATGCCTTGAAACCCCACATGGAAACCTTGGGCTGGGGGCGCATCATCAATATTGCCAGTGCTCAATCGCTGCAACCGTTTGCCATGATGCCAGATTACGCAGCCGCTAAGTGCGCCGTGCTCAATCTGACCAAAAGTTTATCGAAGCGATTTGACCGTACCGGGGTCACTGTGAATGTGGTTAGCCCTGGCATCATTGTTACTGAACAAATCCGCCAGCGCATGACCGAAGCTGCCGCCAGAGAAGGCCGCAGTACCGAATGGGAAGAGATTGAGCGGCATGTATTGACGACAGAGTTAGATAATCCAACAGGTCGCTTGGCTCAACCTGAAGATATTGCCAATTTAGTGACGTTTTTGAGCAGCCCTTTAGCTGGTTACATCAATGGAACCAACATTCGAATTGATGGCGGTAGCATTGTCACGCTCTAA
- a CDS encoding nuclear transport factor 2 family protein: MDAKWVQHYFKTVDTLNPDAIVAYFSDDGKFRFSNQPPVVGKQAIRDSLAQFFATIQTMHHENMGLWLGEDGNSAVYEVDVTYTRKNGTQVTLPCASILRSRNDQIYDFRMNMDISPVYADSQA, translated from the coding sequence ATGGACGCTAAGTGGGTACAGCACTATTTCAAAACGGTAGACACCCTGAACCCAGATGCAATCGTCGCCTACTTCAGCGATGACGGTAAGTTTCGGTTTAGCAACCAACCTCCTGTAGTGGGTAAGCAAGCTATCCGCGATTCACTCGCCCAGTTCTTCGCAACCATTCAGACCATGCATCACGAAAATATGGGGCTATGGTTGGGCGAGGACGGTAACTCGGCAGTGTACGAGGTGGATGTGACCTACACGCGTAAGAATGGCACTCAGGTAACCCTACCCTGTGCCAGTATTCTACGCTCACGTAATGACCAAATCTATGACTTCCGTATGAACATGGACATCTCGCCAGTCTATGCGGATAGTCAGGCTTAG
- a CDS encoding SDR family oxidoreductase: MMEQPKIAVVTGSNRGLGYAIARKLGHQQDIRVIITSRREAEGLAAKEQLVAEGIQADYHTLDVTDAQSIQQLANWLRQTYGKVDILVNNAGVNSSGHVEEASLLTAQMETVLSTFTTNVLAVIQLCQALIPFMKQQNYGRIVNVSTEMASLSLMSEDSYPIVPSYRISKVGLNAVTAILAKELQETNVLINAYSPGWLKTDMGGADAPFTAEEGAETALYLATLPDGGPQGKFFAEMRRFGMPVQLLW, translated from the coding sequence ATGATGGAACAACCGAAAATTGCAGTTGTCACAGGCAGTAATCGAGGGTTGGGGTATGCGATCGCCCGTAAGTTAGGGCATCAACAAGACATTAGGGTGATCATAACTAGCCGTCGAGAAGCAGAAGGATTAGCTGCAAAAGAGCAGTTGGTGGCTGAAGGGATACAAGCAGACTATCATACGCTAGATGTTACAGATGCCCAAAGTATTCAACAGCTTGCCAACTGGTTAAGACAGACCTACGGCAAAGTTGATATCCTTGTGAACAATGCTGGAGTGAACTCATCGGGACACGTGGAAGAAGCAAGTTTGCTCACGGCTCAGATGGAAACCGTGCTCTCTACTTTTACTACCAATGTTTTAGCTGTCATTCAACTCTGCCAAGCCTTAATCCCATTCATGAAACAGCAGAATTATGGTCGGATTGTAAATGTTTCGACGGAAATGGCATCACTTAGTTTAATGAGTGAGGACAGTTATCCAATAGTTCCCTCGTATCGAATTTCTAAGGTGGGTCTTAATGCGGTGACAGCTATTCTTGCCAAAGAGCTTCAAGAAACAAATGTTCTCATCAATGCGTATTCACCAGGTTGGTTAAAAACAGATATGGGTGGTGCTGACGCTCCATTTACCGCTGAAGAGGGGGCCGAGACAGCCTTATATTTAGCAACCCTACCGGATGGAGGCCCTCAGGGCAAGTTTTTTGCTGAAATGCGAAGGTTTGGTATGCCAGTTCAACTATTGTGGTAG
- a CDS encoding ester cyclase — translation MTLLTLKQTAVRFYDAFNKRDLEALGQVLQPNWKIHPDLPRAGSDFEKYKPISIALLEAFPDVRFNVESTISEGDIVAVRAVITGTQQGFWFGAPASGKPIQIFAHDFHRLEDDRIAESWHVEDWLLGMRQIGALG, via the coding sequence ATGACTTTACTCACTCTTAAGCAGACAGCTGTGCGCTTCTACGATGCTTTCAACAAGAGGGACTTAGAGGCACTAGGGCAGGTGCTACAACCCAATTGGAAAATTCATCCTGATTTGCCTAGAGCAGGATCTGATTTTGAGAAGTATAAACCGATTTCAATAGCGCTTCTAGAAGCCTTCCCCGATGTGCGTTTCAACGTAGAAAGCACAATTTCTGAGGGTGATATAGTCGCCGTTCGCGCTGTCATCACCGGAACACAACAGGGTTTCTGGTTTGGTGCTCCTGCTTCTGGCAAGCCCATCCAAATTTTTGCCCATGACTTTCATCGCTTAGAAGACGACCGCATTGCTGAGTCATGGCATGTCGAAGACTGGCTGCTGGGCATGCGACAAATAGGTGCTTTAGGCTAA
- a CDS encoding nickel/cobalt transporter, protein MTQSLWHRVFAVLWIVVGVCLVTPPAFAHPGHGDFFAKHLLQQTLTPSLALTGLGLAFLFGVGHALSPGHGKTMVAAYLVGKQGTPQQAILLGLVTTFTHTIAVFLLGIVASLASQYIVSEALYPILSLLSGLTVCGVGFWLLDQRLSEQPHSHSHSHDHEYHDHGHHDHDHHHLDHHHHSQQLGHSSVLGLGIAGGIIPCPSGLVLMLSAIALHQVYYGLALVSAFSLGLASVLIALGLVVVYLRQWLDHFPASGLWLERLSLFSAGAVIVAGSAISAMAVM, encoded by the coding sequence ATGACGCAATCGCTTTGGCATCGAGTTTTTGCAGTTTTATGGATTGTGGTAGGGGTTTGCCTAGTCACTCCACCTGCATTTGCCCATCCGGGACATGGTGACTTCTTTGCCAAGCACTTACTGCAACAGACGCTCACGCCTTCACTAGCGCTTACAGGTTTAGGATTAGCGTTTTTATTTGGGGTTGGTCATGCGCTCTCACCCGGACATGGCAAGACGATGGTGGCAGCTTATCTAGTAGGCAAGCAGGGCACTCCGCAGCAAGCAATCCTGTTGGGGCTCGTGACAACTTTCACGCATACAATCGCAGTCTTTTTATTGGGCATTGTGGCCAGTCTCGCGTCTCAATATATTGTCTCCGAAGCACTGTATCCAATCTTGAGCCTGCTAAGTGGCTTGACGGTTTGTGGAGTTGGCTTTTGGCTATTGGACCAACGGCTATCTGAACAGCCTCACTCTCATTCGCATAGTCATGACCACGAGTATCATGACCACGGGCATCATGATCATGATCATCACCATCTTGATCATCATCACCATAGTCAGCAGCTTGGGCATTCTTCAGTTCTAGGTTTGGGCATTGCTGGTGGGATTATCCCTTGCCCCTCTGGCTTAGTCCTGATGCTGAGCGCGATTGCTTTGCATCAAGTTTATTACGGTCTCGCCTTAGTCAGCGCCTTCAGCCTAGGCTTAGCGTCGGTGTTGATCGCGCTTGGATTGGTCGTGGTTTATTTGCGCCAGTGGCTCGATCACTTCCCAGCCAGCGGCCTTTGGCTGGAGCGTCTTTCGCTCTTTTCAGCAGGTGCCGTGATTGTGGCAGGAAGTGCAATCTCAGCAATGGCAGTTATGTAG
- a CDS encoding DUF6640 family protein: MSNRKLGRILLSVVVLNTAVVSTLVDWNASHLFNPEWHPHARFHDVAMLWLLASMSVVALWLLWRRSREPYISTLVATLVPVLFWLPFFFTTALVPGTSLNADPNEALPQLLGITIYPNVVVAAINEILAGVGFWLYQRNRSELQEAP; this comes from the coding sequence ATGTCAAATCGGAAGCTTGGCCGGATTCTGCTCTCGGTCGTGGTGCTCAATACAGCCGTTGTCTCGACGCTCGTCGATTGGAATGCCTCTCATCTCTTCAATCCGGAATGGCATCCCCATGCACGGTTTCATGATGTCGCCATGCTATGGCTCTTAGCTAGCATGTCGGTTGTAGCACTATGGCTACTGTGGCGACGCTCGCGCGAGCCCTATATCAGCACGCTCGTCGCGACCTTAGTACCTGTACTTTTCTGGTTGCCCTTCTTCTTCACCACTGCGCTAGTTCCTGGAACCAGCCTTAACGCCGACCCCAATGAAGCATTGCCACAACTTTTAGGCATTACGATTTACCCAAATGTGGTTGTTGCTGCGATTAACGAAATATTGGCTGGGGTGGGCTTCTGGCTCTATCAACGAAACCGTTCAGAACTTCAGGAAGCGCCATGA
- a CDS encoding HAD family phosphatase, which produces MNVANITAIAPTPPYKALIFDCDGTLADTLPVHFQTWSISLQAAGADISRDWYYQYCGTSAMEMLQLLKEAFGYQFNSEAVIAARQEHYHTLIHSIQEIQAVADIVRLHYGKTPMAVASGGERAVLEATLEAIKLRNFFDVVVSVNDVERGKPEPDIFLLASQRLGIAPEDCLIYEDSEGGLEAARRAGIRSIDVRVLWQSKS; this is translated from the coding sequence ATGAACGTCGCGAACATCACCGCAATTGCGCCGACCCCACCCTACAAAGCACTGATCTTCGATTGCGATGGCACTCTGGCCGATACCTTGCCCGTTCACTTTCAAACCTGGTCTATTTCATTGCAAGCTGCTGGCGCAGATATTTCTAGAGACTGGTATTACCAGTACTGCGGCACTTCAGCCATGGAAATGCTGCAATTGCTCAAAGAAGCATTTGGCTACCAATTCAACTCAGAGGCAGTGATTGCAGCCAGGCAAGAGCACTACCATACCCTCATTCACAGCATCCAAGAAATTCAGGCAGTAGCAGACATTGTGCGCCTGCACTATGGCAAAACTCCTATGGCCGTTGCCTCAGGTGGCGAGAGAGCCGTACTTGAAGCAACCCTTGAGGCTATCAAACTGCGCAATTTCTTCGACGTTGTTGTCAGTGTTAATGACGTGGAGCGGGGCAAACCCGAGCCAGATATTTTTCTCCTGGCCTCTCAGCGGCTCGGCATCGCGCCTGAAGACTGCCTTATTTACGAAGACAGCGAGGGAGGCTTAGAAGCGGCTCGTCGCGCTGGTATTCGCTCAATTGATGTGCGTGTTTTGTGGCAATCTAAATCTTAA
- a CDS encoding Fur family transcriptional regulator, with the protein MAPHLKSYEAALKYCSKQGLRLSKQRQLILKLLWESDEHLLARTIYDRLHQRGEDIGHTSVYQNLDVLSKIGVVERLETAEGCLYSHQTLCHSHVHCLDDGHIVNVMVTLPPEVIAAVEDLLGLEITEYRVEFFAHHRLQNNSA; encoded by the coding sequence ATGGCTCCCCATCTGAAATCTTACGAAGCTGCTTTGAAGTATTGCTCCAAGCAAGGACTGCGCCTGAGCAAGCAACGTCAGCTGATCCTCAAACTGCTGTGGGAGAGCGACGAACATTTGCTGGCAAGGACAATTTACGACCGTTTACACCAGCGAGGCGAAGACATTGGCCACACCTCGGTCTACCAAAATCTCGATGTGCTGTCCAAGATCGGCGTTGTTGAGCGGCTAGAGACCGCAGAGGGATGTCTCTACAGCCATCAAACCCTGTGCCACTCCCATGTCCACTGCCTGGATGACGGACACATTGTCAATGTCATGGTGACCTTGCCACCTGAGGTCATTGCGGCTGTGGAGGATCTGCTTGGCCTAGAGATTACCGAGTATCGGGTCGAGTTTTTTGCGCATCACCGATTGCAGAACAACTCAGCCTAA
- a CDS encoding pentapeptide repeat-containing protein has product MDTEDLLRRYALGERDFHTADLSGAQLQRVDLSGVALRKAILFDADLSEANLVGADLNGVVLRQANLRGANLSGAHLVGTELSEAVLNQADLSGAMLWKSVLRKANLCEANLSRANLHEANLIGANLRGANLSGANLNEANLIQAELTEANLSRANLSSAKLSRAVLRGANLERAELTKSVLVGADLSWAHLEGANLTGSNLSDANLTEANLIGTNLSWANLCDAKLILAVLRGAYLERAELIKANLTEADLSWANLDGANLSGANLSRAILTQVTLGSVVLRGAVLVDTKLSQVKLDQVDLNWATMSNGHG; this is encoded by the coding sequence ATGGATACTGAAGACCTCCTGAGACGTTATGCCTTGGGGGAACGAGACTTCCATACGGCTGATTTGAGTGGGGCGCAGCTGCAACGAGTTGACTTGAGTGGCGTAGCCCTCAGAAAAGCAATTTTGTTTGACGCGGACCTGAGTGAGGCGAATTTAGTGGGGGCGGACCTCAATGGTGTGGTTTTGAGACAAGCGAACCTACGGGGAGCCAATCTGAGTGGGGCGCACTTGGTAGGGACAGAATTGTCTGAGGCTGTGCTCAACCAAGCAGACCTGAGTGGAGCTATGTTGTGGAAGTCAGTTTTGAGAAAGGCGAACTTATGTGAGGCAAATCTAAGTCGAGCCAATCTGCATGAGGCGAATTTAATTGGTGCAAACCTGCGGGGAGCCAATTTGAGTGGCGCGAACTTGAACGAGGCTAATTTGATTCAGGCGGAGCTGACGGAGGCAAATCTCAGTCGAGCCAATCTGAGCAGTGCCAAGTTGAGCCGGGCAGTTTTGCGAGGAGCAAACTTAGAGCGAGCGGAGTTGACCAAGTCTGTCTTGGTCGGGGCAGATTTGAGCTGGGCACATCTAGAAGGAGCTAATCTCACTGGTAGTAATCTCAGTGATGCCAACTTGACTGAGGCAAATCTAATTGGAACCAACTTGAGTTGGGCAAATTTGTGCGATGCCAAATTGATCTTGGCGGTTTTGCGAGGGGCTTATCTGGAGCGAGCTGAGCTGATTAAGGCGAATCTGACTGAGGCAGACCTGAGTTGGGCAAATCTGGATGGAGCCAATTTGAGCGGTGCCAACTTGAGTCGGGCGATTTTGACTCAAGTGACTTTGGGTTCTGTTGTTTTGCGGGGAGCAGTTTTGGTTGATACTAAGCTTTCTCAAGTGAAACTAGACCAGGTAGACCTCAATTGGGCAACGATGTCTAATGGGCATGGCTAA